GATGATTGGTATCGCAGCCATATTGAACTAGAGAAAATGACTTGGAGCTAAAATTATAAATCTTGCATTTTATAGAACCAATTGCTATAATTACAATTGCGTTAAAAATTTAATATGTTGTTTTAGGTATCAGATGATGATTTAATAGGGAAAGTGGTTAAAATCCACTGCAGCCCCCGCTACTGTATACGGAGACGAAACCAAATCCACTGGAGTAATCTGGGAAGGATGGTAGAGAGTGACCCGTAAGCCAGGAGACCTGCCTAAATCAGTATATGAAGCTTCGGAGGGAAGTAAAACATATTTAACAACGACTTTAAGTATTTTTGTAAAATATTTAAGGTACTATTCATTATAGATATATAAACCTTCGCTTTGCGGAGGTTTTGTTTTTTACATAATAAAAATACTTTATTCACAAAAAACATTATGAAATTTTTAAAATCAACAAGCTTTAGATGTTCCTATTATGATAGTATTTTCGAACTTTGATATTTGCGGTTTGAATATAGGGACAAGTTATAACTTATAAGTTAGAAGAATGAGAGGAGTTTTTCAAATGAAAAATATAATGAGTGTTTATCCATTTACAGCAATTGTTGGACAGGAAAATATGAAGAAGGCGTTGATACTTAATGTTATAAATCCATCTCTTGGAGGAGTTTTAATTAGAGGAGAGAAGGGAACGGCTAAATCTACAGCAGTTCGCGCTTTAGCAGAGCTTTTACCAGAAAAAACACAGGTTGAAGGATGTATTTTTGGATGTAATCCTCAGGATAAAAGTACTATGTGTGCGAAATGTTGTGAAAAAGCATCGGCAGGTAAAAAATTAAGTGAAGTTAAGGAAAAAATGAAAGTGGTAGATTTACCTGTTAGTGCTACAGAGGATAGGGTAGTAGGTACTTTAGATATTGAATATGCAATTAAAAAGGGGGAAAAGAAATTTGAGCCAGGAATTTTAGCTGAGGCAAACAGAAATATTCTTTATGTTGACGAAGTAAATCTTCTGGATGATCATGTAGTGGATGTTTTATTAGATTCTGCAGCTATGGGTGTAAATACCATAGAAAGAGAAGGGGTATCTTTTTCTCATCCAGCAAAATTTATTCTTGTAGGTACTATGAATCCAGAGGAAGGAGATTTAAGACCTCAACTTTTAGATAGATTTGGCATGGTGGTTGATGTAATAGGAGAAAGGGATAATGACAAAAGAGTTCAAGTAATAAAAAGAAGACTTGAATATGAAAAGGATAAAGAAGCTTTTATATCAAGCTATAATGAAGAACAGCAGAAGTTAAGAGATAAAATTTTAAAAGCGAAAGAAGTTCTTAAAGAAGTAATTTTTGATGATAAAATACTGGAAATGGCTGCATCCATAAGTATAGAAATGGATGTAGATGGTCACAGAGCAGATATAAGTATGATTAAAACTGCAATAACAATAGCTGCCTTTAATGGTAGATATAAAGTTAATAGCAAAGATATGATAGAAGCAGCAGAACTTACACTTCCACATAGAATGAGAAGAAAACCATTTGAAGAAGGTGTTATAAACTTTTCCAGAGTGGAAGAAATAATAAATGAAATAGCAATGGCTTAATAGAAACATACAATTGATAGAATACAGATTATAATTGAAGGATTATGAAGGAGAAAGGAGTGGTTTTAGGGTGATGAAAAGAAATTGTGTATATCCTTTTTCGGCAATTATAGGACAGGAAAAAGTTAAAAAAGCTCTTATGCTCAATGTAATTAATCCATCTATAGGAGGGGTTTTAATAAGTGGAGAAAAAGGCACAGCAAAATCTACACTAGTAAGAGGGCTGGCTCAGTTGATGAAAGATATGCAAGTTATTGAATTACCTTTAAATGTAACAGAGGATAGACTACTTGGAACAATTGATATTGAAAAGGCAATTGCTAAAGGAGAAAAAAGTTTTGAATCAGGAATACTAAAAAAAGCTCATGGAAATATGTTGTATGTAGATGAAGTTAATCTTTTAAGTGAACATATTGTAAATTGTCTCCTTGAAGTATCTGCCTCAGGAATAAATCACGTGGAGAGGGAAGGTATATCCTTTCAGCATCATTCACGTTTTGTTTTAGTTGGAACTATGAATCCGGAAGAAGGAAATTTAAGATCTCAGTTTTTAGATAGATTTGGATTATATGTAGATGTTAAAGGAAGTAAAGATATAGTAGAAAGAAAAGAGATAATAAAGAGAAGGCTAAAATACGAAGAAAATCCATTGGATTACATAAATATATGGAAAGTTCAGTCAGAGCCTCTTTTAAATAAAATTTTAGAAGCAAAAGATTATCTTATAAAAGTTGAAGTTTCAGATAGCATAATGAATCTTGCAGCAGGAATTTCTAAAGAAGCAAATTGCTGTGGACATAGGGCAGAACTTGTAATAATTGAAACTGCAAAAGCCATAGCAGCTTTTGAAAATAGAAAGAATATAACTGTTAATGATATTAAGGAGGCAGCGGAGTTAGCACTTCCTCATAGAATGAGAGAAATTCCTTCCAAAATCAATGAAACACAGGAAAATCAAGATAAGAATGAAGAAAAAGATGAAAATAAAAATAATCTAGAAGATAGTATGGAGCATAATTCTAAGCAAAATAACAATGCAATGGAAAGTAATTATGAGACTAATGAAAAAGCTAATGAAAAATCTCAAGAGCAATATGATAAAAAGGAAGGAAACGAAAAAAAAGAAGAAAATATAAATAGTAATTTACATGACAAAGAAGAGCATGAAAACGAAAACAATAAAGATGAGAGTAATGAAGTTATAGATGAAATAGGTAGAACATTTACAGTTAAGTCTTTAAATATCCAAGCCATAGATAGAAAAGAACGTAAAGGTAGTGGAAAAAGAAGTAGAACTAAAACAGATTTAATTCAAGGAAGATATATAAGATATTCATTTCCTAAAGAAAAGGTAAAGGATATAGCTTTTGATGCCACTTTTAGGGCAGCAGCTCCCTATCAGAAATTAAGAAAAAAGAATGGACTTGCTATAGCCATAGAAAAAAAAGATTTTAGAGAAAAAGTAAGAGAAAAGAGAACAGGAAGTACTATATTATTTATTGTAGATGCCAGTGGATCTATGGGAGCTAAAAAGAGAATGGCTGCAGTTAAGGGCGCTGTAGTTTCACTTCTTACAGATGCATATC
The DNA window shown above is from Haloimpatiens massiliensis and carries:
- a CDS encoding ATP-binding protein — protein: MKNIMSVYPFTAIVGQENMKKALILNVINPSLGGVLIRGEKGTAKSTAVRALAELLPEKTQVEGCIFGCNPQDKSTMCAKCCEKASAGKKLSEVKEKMKVVDLPVSATEDRVVGTLDIEYAIKKGEKKFEPGILAEANRNILYVDEVNLLDDHVVDVLLDSAAMGVNTIEREGVSFSHPAKFILVGTMNPEEGDLRPQLLDRFGMVVDVIGERDNDKRVQVIKRRLEYEKDKEAFISSYNEEQQKLRDKILKAKEVLKEVIFDDKILEMAASISIEMDVDGHRADISMIKTAITIAAFNGRYKVNSKDMIEAAELTLPHRMRRKPFEEGVINFSRVEEIINEIAMA
- a CDS encoding magnesium chelatase subunit D family protein, which encodes MKRNCVYPFSAIIGQEKVKKALMLNVINPSIGGVLISGEKGTAKSTLVRGLAQLMKDMQVIELPLNVTEDRLLGTIDIEKAIAKGEKSFESGILKKAHGNMLYVDEVNLLSEHIVNCLLEVSASGINHVEREGISFQHHSRFVLVGTMNPEEGNLRSQFLDRFGLYVDVKGSKDIVERKEIIKRRLKYEENPLDYINIWKVQSEPLLNKILEAKDYLIKVEVSDSIMNLAAGISKEANCCGHRAELVIIETAKAIAAFENRKNITVNDIKEAAELALPHRMREIPSKINETQENQDKNEEKDENKNNLEDSMEHNSKQNNNAMESNYETNEKANEKSQEQYDKKEGNEKKEENINSNLHDKEEHENENNKDESNEVIDEIGRTFTVKSLNIQAIDRKERKGSGKRSRTKTDLIQGRYIRYSFPKEKVKDIAFDATFRAAAPYQKLRKKNGLAIAIEKKDFREKVREKRTGSTILFIVDASGSMGAKKRMAAVKGAVVSLLTDAYQKRDKVGMVAFRKKEAEVLLGITRSVELAQKSLTTMTTGGRTPLAAGLFKGCEILKAAKKKDPDMVPVIVLVSDGRSNSSLNGGDALQEAINMANIISEEGIQTIVIDTEQDFIKLGLAKKMAQVMKAQYYKLEELEAGEIAGVVRSCV